A region from the Triticum aestivum cultivar Chinese Spring chromosome 3D, IWGSC CS RefSeq v2.1, whole genome shotgun sequence genome encodes:
- the LOC542987 gene encoding triosephosphate isomerase, cytosolic — protein MGRKFFVGGNWKCNGTVEQVESIVNTLNAGQIASTDVVEVVVSPPYVFLPTVKGKLRPEIQVAAQNCWVKKGGAFTGEVSAEMLVNLGVPWVILGHSERRSLMGESSEFVGEKVAYALAQGLKVIACVGETLEQREAGSTMAVVAEQTKAIADKIKDWTNVVVAYEPVWAIGTGKVASPAQAQEVHANLRDWLKTNVSPEVAESTRIIYGGSVTGASCKELAAQPDVDGFLVGGASLKPEFIDIINAATVKSA, from the exons ATGGGCCGCAAGTTCTTCGTCGGCGGCAACTGGAAATGC AATGGAACTGTCGAACAGGTAGAGAGCATCGTCAATACTCTGAACGCTGGACAGATCGCCTCTACGGATGTTGTCG AGGTTGTCGTTAGCCCGCCCTATGTCTTCCTTCCCACCGTCAAGGGTAAGCTGCGCCCAGAGATCCAAGTTGCTGCTCAGAACTGCTGGGTGAAGAAGGGCGGTGCTTTCACCGGTGAAGTCAG TGCTGAGATGCTTGTCAACCTCGGCGTTCCCTGGGTCATCCTTGGACACTCTGAAAGGAGGAGCTTGATGGGAGAATCAAGCGAG TTTGTTGGAGAGAAGGTTGCATATGCACTCGCTCAGGGCTTGAAGGTCATTGCATGTGTTGGTGAGACTCTTGAGCAGCGAGAAGCTGGATCAACCATGGCGGTTGTCGCTGAACAGACAAAAGCAATTGCTG ACAAGATCAAGGACTGGACCAACGTGGTCGTCGCCTATGAACCAGTGTGGGCCATTGGCACCGGTAAAGTTGCATCACCGGCTCAGGCACAGGAA GTCCATGCCAATCTGAGGGACTGGCTCAAGACCAATGTGAGCCCCGAGGTTGCTGAATCCACGCGGATCATCTATGGAG GATCTGTAACTGGCGCAAGCTGCAAGGAGTTGGCCGCGCAGCCCGACGTCGATGGTTTCCTCGTTGGTGGAGCTTCCTTGAAG CCTGAGTTCATCGACATCATCAACGCCGCCACCGTGAAGTCTGCCTAA